In Ancalomicrobiaceae bacterium S20, the following proteins share a genomic window:
- the urtE gene encoding urea ABC transporter ATP-binding subunit UrtE: MLTVDAIDLHYGAAQALRGVSVQAERGQISCVLGRNGVGKTSLLRAITGHQPISAGTISWEGKSLGRAAPYERARAGIAFVPQGREIFPLLTVKENLETGFACLPRSERYVPDEIYDLFPVLKDMLGRRGGDLSGGQQQQLAIGRALVTRPGLLVLDEPTEGIQPSIIKDIGRALEYLRSKGTMAILLVEQYFDFARELADRYAVLDRGEVVIAGTKDEVDPEDVRRKIAV; the protein is encoded by the coding sequence ATGCTGACCGTCGACGCGATCGATCTCCACTACGGCGCCGCGCAGGCGCTGCGCGGCGTCTCCGTCCAGGCCGAGCGCGGCCAGATCTCCTGTGTGCTCGGCCGCAACGGCGTGGGCAAGACCTCGCTACTCCGCGCCATCACCGGCCATCAGCCGATCTCCGCCGGCACGATCTCCTGGGAGGGCAAATCGCTCGGCCGGGCGGCGCCTTACGAGCGCGCCCGCGCCGGCATCGCCTTCGTGCCACAGGGTCGAGAGATCTTCCCGCTGCTGACCGTGAAGGAAAATCTCGAGACCGGCTTCGCCTGCCTGCCCCGCTCGGAGCGCTACGTGCCGGACGAGATCTACGATCTCTTCCCCGTGCTGAAGGACATGCTCGGCCGCCGCGGCGGCGACCTCTCCGGCGGCCAGCAGCAGCAGCTCGCCATCGGCCGCGCCCTGGTGACCCGGCCCGGTCTGCTCGTGCTCGACGAGCCGACGGAGGGCATCCAGCCCTCGATCATCAAGGACATCGGCCGGGCGCTCGAGTACCTGCGCTCCAAGGGCACGATGGCGATCCTGCTGGTCGAGCAGTACTTCGACTTCGCCCGCGAACTGGCCGACCGCTACGCCGTGCTCGATCGCGGCGAAGTCGTCATCGCCGGCACCAAGGACGAGGTCGATCCGGAGGACGTCCGCCGCAAGATCGCGGTGTGA
- the urtB gene encoding urea ABC transporter permease subunit UrtB, with amino-acid sequence MILLPRLRRVSATLARLARRIAPALSLALVLPLVFLPAGPAAAEDVSKTIAKFTTDSYSDTNEAIGDLAASGHPRAAAIVQALQDGKLEFSPSGAVVIRTDAGVVDAATGAAVANPPADLSPVRANNRVRGTLAAALGALTLLNPDPQKRLEAADAVFKSRDQNALAALDQAIAKETSAKVKIAFAAARSAIILGKTDATVEERAAAIDAIKARGGQDAVALLRSLPADTPARIKDAAEAAAKSIEAELALWSGVQNIWYGLSLGSVLLLAAIGLAITFGVMGIINMAHGEMVMIGAYVTFVVQEIIRTKAPFLFDYSLAIAIPLAFLTSGLVGVAIERIVIRFLYGRPLETLLATWGISLMLIQAVRTMFGANNREVGAPSWMSGSFEIGHLAITWGRLWIIVFALGVFASLILVLKRTPAGLQMRAVTQNRAMASAMGIRTPFVDALTFGLGCGIAGMAGVALSQIDNVSPNLGQSYIIDSFMVVVFGGVGNLWGTLVGAVTLGIINKFLEPYAGAVLGKILVLVFIILFIQKRPRGLFALKGRAVEA; translated from the coding sequence ATGATCTTGCTTCCGCGCCTCCGGCGCGTCTCCGCGACGCTCGCCCGCCTCGCGCGGCGGATCGCTCCCGCGCTCTCCCTCGCGCTCGTGCTGCCCCTCGTCTTCCTCCCCGCCGGCCCCGCCGCCGCCGAGGACGTCTCGAAGACGATCGCCAAGTTCACGACCGACAGCTACTCCGACACCAACGAGGCGATCGGCGACCTCGCTGCGAGCGGCCACCCGCGTGCCGCCGCGATCGTCCAGGCGCTGCAGGACGGCAAGCTCGAATTCTCGCCCTCCGGCGCGGTCGTGATCCGCACCGACGCCGGCGTGGTCGATGCGGCGACCGGCGCGGCCGTCGCCAATCCGCCCGCCGACCTGTCGCCGGTGCGCGCCAACAATCGCGTCCGCGGCACGCTCGCCGCCGCGCTCGGCGCGCTGACGCTGCTCAATCCCGATCCGCAGAAGCGCCTCGAGGCCGCCGACGCGGTGTTCAAGTCGCGCGATCAGAACGCGCTCGCCGCGCTCGATCAGGCGATCGCGAAAGAAACCAGTGCGAAGGTCAAGATCGCCTTCGCCGCCGCCCGCTCGGCGATCATCCTCGGCAAGACCGACGCGACCGTCGAGGAGCGCGCCGCCGCCATCGACGCGATCAAGGCGCGCGGCGGCCAGGATGCAGTGGCGCTGCTGCGCTCGCTGCCGGCCGACACGCCCGCCCGGATCAAGGACGCGGCCGAGGCTGCCGCCAAGTCGATCGAGGCGGAACTGGCGCTGTGGTCCGGCGTCCAGAACATCTGGTACGGCCTGTCGCTCGGCTCGGTGCTGCTGCTCGCCGCGATCGGCCTCGCCATCACCTTCGGCGTCATGGGCATCATCAACATGGCCCACGGCGAGATGGTGATGATCGGCGCCTACGTGACCTTCGTGGTGCAGGAGATCATCCGCACCAAGGCGCCGTTCCTGTTCGATTATTCGCTGGCGATCGCGATCCCCCTCGCCTTCCTGACCTCCGGCCTCGTCGGCGTCGCCATCGAGCGGATCGTGATCCGCTTCCTCTATGGCCGCCCGCTCGAGACCCTGCTCGCGACCTGGGGCATCTCGCTGATGCTGATCCAGGCGGTGCGCACCATGTTCGGCGCCAACAACCGCGAGGTCGGCGCGCCGTCCTGGATGTCGGGCTCGTTCGAAATCGGCCATCTGGCGATCACCTGGGGCCGGCTCTGGATCATCGTCTTCGCGCTCGGCGTGTTCGCATCGCTGATCCTGGTCCTGAAGCGCACGCCCGCCGGCCTGCAGATGCGCGCGGTGACGCAGAACCGCGCCATGGCCAGCGCCATGGGCATCCGCACGCCCTTCGTCGACGCCCTGACCTTCGGGCTGGGCTGCGGCATCGCCGGCATGGCCGGCGTCGCGCTTTCCCAGATCGACAACGTCAGCCCGAACCTCGGCCAGAGCTACATCATCGACAGCTTCATGGTCGTGGTGTTCGGCGGCGTCGGCAATCTGTGGGGCACGCTGGTCGGCGCCGTCACGCTCGGCATCATCAACAAGTTCCTGGAACCTTATGCCGGCGCGGTGCTCGGCAAGATCCTGGTGCTCGTCTTCATCATCCTGTTCATCCAGAAGCGTCCGCGGGGCCTGTTCGCCCTCAAGGGCCGGGCGGTGGAAGCATGA
- a CDS encoding DUF4405 domain-containing protein, translated as MSKQSDRGSDGGAAPTQIVWTGSMWKSLANRYATPFVTGLFMVSLISGVALFFHLGQSLFHGMHEWLSMVLIVPFLLHVWKNWAPLTSYLKRGWLVWPLAASLAMALAFAVPAMMSGSRGGSPVGGLVAASVGAKLSDVAAVLGKSPDAAVQALTAAGYKVGAPSDTLAAIGQASGKSGQQALFALVAAK; from the coding sequence ATGTCTAAACAGTCGGACCGCGGCTCGGACGGCGGCGCGGCGCCGACGCAGATCGTCTGGACCGGATCCATGTGGAAATCTCTCGCCAATCGCTACGCCACGCCGTTCGTCACCGGGCTGTTCATGGTCTCGCTGATCTCGGGCGTGGCGCTGTTCTTTCACCTCGGCCAGAGCCTGTTCCACGGCATGCACGAATGGCTGAGCATGGTGCTGATCGTGCCGTTCCTGCTGCATGTCTGGAAGAACTGGGCACCGCTGACGAGCTATTTGAAGCGCGGCTGGCTCGTGTGGCCGCTGGCGGCGTCGCTCGCGATGGCGCTCGCCTTCGCGGTGCCGGCGATGATGTCCGGCAGCCGGGGCGGCAGCCCGGTCGGCGGTCTCGTCGCGGCGAGCGTCGGTGCAAAACTCTCCGATGTGGCCGCGGTGCTCGGCAAGTCGCCGGATGCGGCGGTGCAGGCGCTGACGGCGGCCGGCTACAAGGTCGGCGCGCCGAGCGACACGCTCGCCGCGATCGGCCAGGCCTCGGGCAAGAGCGGGCAGCAGGCGCTGTTCGCACTCGTCGCCGCCAAGTGA
- the urtD gene encoding urea ABC transporter ATP-binding protein UrtD, which produces MDSTHNVTKNSQLYLDGVKVSFDGYKALRGLSLTIAPGEMRAIIGPNGAGKTTMMDVITGKTRPDEGEVLFQGTTDLTELDEADIAELGIGRKFQKPTVFESHTVRDNLVLALKSDRRTWKTLFHRLSGAENDRIDELLETVKLKDRAADLAKNLSHGQKQWLEIGMLLAQEPKLLLVDEPVAGMTDAETMETAHLLRKINETKSVIVVEHDMHFVRELGVKVTVLHEGAVLAEGSIDHVANDPRVIEVYLGR; this is translated from the coding sequence ATGGACTCGACCCACAACGTCACCAAGAACTCGCAGCTCTACCTCGACGGCGTGAAAGTATCGTTCGACGGCTACAAGGCGCTGCGCGGCCTGTCGCTCACGATCGCTCCCGGCGAGATGCGCGCGATCATCGGCCCGAACGGCGCCGGTAAGACGACTATGATGGACGTCATCACCGGCAAGACCCGCCCCGACGAGGGCGAGGTCCTGTTCCAGGGCACGACCGACCTGACCGAGCTCGACGAGGCCGACATCGCCGAGCTCGGCATCGGCAGGAAATTCCAGAAGCCGACCGTGTTCGAGAGCCACACCGTGCGCGACAACCTCGTGCTGGCCCTGAAGTCGGACCGGCGCACCTGGAAGACGCTGTTCCATCGCCTCTCCGGCGCCGAGAACGACCGCATCGACGAGTTGCTCGAGACGGTGAAACTCAAGGACCGCGCGGCGGATCTGGCGAAGAACCTCAGCCACGGCCAGAAGCAGTGGCTGGAGATCGGCATGCTGCTCGCGCAGGAGCCGAAGCTGCTGCTCGTCGACGAGCCGGTCGCCGGCATGACCGACGCCGAGACGATGGAGACCGCGCATCTGCTCAGGAAGATCAACGAGACCAAGTCGGTGATCGTGGTCGAGCACGACATGCATTTCGTGCGCGAGCTCGGCGTCAAGGTCACCGTGCTGCACGAGGGCGCGGTGCTCGCCGAAGGGTCGATCGACCACGTGGCAAACGATCCGCGCGTCATCGAAGTCTATCTGGGGCGCTGA